One segment of Thermocladium sp. ECH_B DNA contains the following:
- a CDS encoding 3-hydroxyacyl-CoA dehydrogenase — protein sequence MGHGIAELFAINGFNVNLMDAYEDALKKGLARIRESLNKLAEKGKVGNVDDIMSRIKTFTDIQSAVKNVDLVVEAVPELLDLKIKVFKDVDAAAPRHAILASNTSNIRISDLAAATSRPEMVVGMHFFNPPVVMKLVEVIRGSKTSDEAFQAIFDLSKTLGKTPVKVLKDSPGFIVNRIQAPELLLLCLIQDKGVATPEEVDALLLGQGLPMGAYELLDFVGIDVVYHSMEYFSKALSGDYGKCVTIKKMYEEKRLGKKTGKGFYDWSKGRPSIDIMKVTNKVGLLDFFAVEINEAVKVLEEGVAEKPEDVDTAVMLGLNRPFGPFSVAKSLSNEEVKAKLESLANEFGVDVFKPTRSIVEGKLREVAQGRVKFIMEQPQQSITREARQEQATKPGXGVGQFETIKVEKFDFKVARISLNRPKYNTINGKVLDELNAAIDALWDDPEINVVIITGVGDIMSAGADLTGFYFSNPLQFTEFSRKGERTFRRLMEMPKLTIAAIKGYALGGGLELSLACDLRVATEDSQIGFPEVTLGLIPGWGGTQRAVKLIGISRANQLVLTGERISAKIAHEWGLINVLFPRDGFDDRVLQYAKDIAAKVAPISVALAKRLTNKAGEVASDVGLEMEATAMGLLFSTEDLKEGIMAFSQKRQPNFKGR from the coding sequence ATGGGGCACGGAATAGCTGAGCTATTCGCAATTAATGGCTTTAATGTAAATCTAATGGATGCCTATGAAGATGCGCTAAAGAAAGGGCTCGCCAGGATAAGGGAGAGCCTAAACAAGCTTGCCGAGAAGGGAAAGGTAGGTAACGTGGATGATATAATGAGTAGGATAAAGACATTTACCGATATTCAATCCGCCGTTAAGAACGTTGATCTGGTTGTTGAGGCAGTTCCAGAATTACTCGATCTAAAAATAAAAGTATTCAAAGACGTAGATGCTGCGGCTCCAAGACATGCAATACTTGCATCCAATACCAGCAATATAAGGATAAGCGACTTAGCTGCAGCAACATCAAGGCCGGAAATGGTTGTTGGAATGCATTTCTTCAATCCTCCCGTCGTAATGAAGCTGGTTGAGGTCATAAGGGGATCCAAGACAAGCGATGAAGCATTTCAAGCAATATTTGATCTTTCCAAAACCCTTGGAAAGACTCCGGTTAAGGTGCTTAAGGACTCGCCCGGCTTCATAGTGAATAGGATTCAGGCACCAGAGCTTCTTTTATTGTGCTTGATCCAGGACAAGGGCGTAGCAACGCCGGAGGAAGTTGATGCCTTATTGCTTGGGCAAGGTCTCCCCATGGGAGCCTACGAATTGCTTGACTTCGTTGGAATAGATGTTGTTTATCATAGCATGGAGTACTTCTCCAAGGCCTTATCAGGCGATTACGGTAAATGCGTCACAATAAAGAAGATGTATGAGGAAAAGAGGCTCGGCAAGAAGACTGGCAAGGGGTTCTATGATTGGAGCAAGGGGAGGCCATCCATAGATATAATGAAGGTCACCAATAAGGTTGGTCTCCTTGATTTCTTTGCGGTGGAAATAAATGAGGCAGTTAAGGTGCTTGAGGAGGGAGTGGCTGAGAAGCCGGAGGACGTGGATACCGCCGTCATGCTTGGATTAAATAGGCCATTTGGTCCCTTCAGTGTAGCTAAGAGTCTAAGTAATGAGGAAGTGAAGGCTAAACTGGAATCCCTCGCTAACGAGTTTGGAGTGGATGTTTTCAAGCCGACGAGGTCAATAGTTGAGGGAAAATTACGTGAAGTCGCGCAGGGTCGCGTTAAATTCATAATGGAGCAGCCTCAACAATCAATAACTAGGGAAGCTCGACAGGAGCAAGCTACTAAGCCAGGAGNTGGAGTGGGCCAATTCGAAACCATTAAAGTCGAGAAATTCGATTTCAAGGTTGCCCGCATAAGTTTGAATAGGCCTAAGTATAATACAATAAATGGCAAGGTTCTCGATGAACTTAACGCAGCAATAGATGCCCTTTGGGATGATCCGGAGATCAACGTCGTCATAATAACCGGTGTAGGCGATATTATGTCAGCTGGCGCAGACTTAACGGGCTTCTACTTCTCCAATCCATTGCAATTCACCGAGTTCTCTAGAAAGGGGGAGAGGACATTTAGGAGATTAATGGAGATGCCTAAACTCACCATTGCTGCAATAAAGGGTTACGCTTTGGGCGGTGGCCTTGAATTATCATTAGCATGCGATTTACGGGTTGCCACAGAGGATTCGCAAATAGGATTCCCAGAAGTAACCCTGGGCTTAATACCGGGTTGGGGTGGTACCCAGAGAGCCGTCAAGTTGATTGGCATCAGCAGGGCTAATCAATTAGTGTTGACCGGCGAACGAATAAGCGCTAAAATAGCGCATGAGTGGGGATTAATTAATGTGCTGTTTCCAAGAGATGGCTTTGATGATAGGGTGCTTCAATATGCAAAGGATATAGCCGCCAAGGTAGCGCCAATATCGGTTGCATTAGCCAAGAGACTCACAAATAAGGCTGGTGAAGTAGCTAGCGATGTTGGTCTAGAGATGGAGGCCACCGCGATGGGTTTATTATTCTCCACGGAGGATCTAAAGGAGGGAATAATGGCGTTTTCACAAAAGAGGCAACCAAACTTTAAGGGGAGATGA
- a CDS encoding acetyl-CoA acetyltransferase (Catalyzes the synthesis of acetoacetyl coenzyme A from two molecules of acetyl coenzyme A. It can also act as a thiolase, catalyzing the reverse reaction and generating two-carbon units from the four-carbon product of fatty acid oxidation): protein MDVYIVDFLRTAFSRSRPNEPEKDVFNSIRMDEALAKLIKEVVNRTGVNPKEIGDVITGCALQADENWLYAGRHPVFLANLPIEVPAMAVDRACASSMTSISIGAMEIMTGNSDIVLAGGMEHMTHVPMSNNPHVAINFKLMTDPHYAHLQMGIGYNMGLTAENLARYAKIPKDEMDQLAYRSHMLAAKSLDEGWFKGEILPLEVEYQGRRIVVDKDQSIRPDTTLEQIAKLPPAFMANGVITAGNSSPLNAGASLVMLMSEXKVKEYGLKPLAKIRSMGWAGVHPALMGMGPVPASQKALQRAGLKPEDIDYWEINEAFAVVVLYAIKQLGIDINKVNIHGGAIAIGHPLGATGARITGTLARILNEKGKNLGVAXLCVGSGQGFSIVLERA from the coding sequence ATGGATGTCTATATAGTTGATTTCCTTAGAACCGCCTTCTCCCGCTCTAGGCCTAATGAGCCGGAGAAGGATGTATTTAATTCGATTAGAATGGATGAGGCGCTGGCCAAGCTAATTAAGGAAGTAGTGAATAGGACCGGAGTTAATCCCAAGGAGATCGGCGACGTAATAACGGGATGCGCCCTACAGGCTGATGAGAATTGGCTATACGCAGGCCGGCACCCTGTCTTTCTGGCTAATCTGCCAATCGAGGTTCCAGCAATGGCTGTTGATAGGGCATGCGCATCAAGCATGACATCTATATCTATTGGAGCAATGGAAATAATGACGGGCAATTCGGATATAGTGCTTGCAGGCGGCATGGAGCACATGACTCATGTGCCTATGAGCAATAATCCACATGTAGCCATAAACTTCAAATTAATGACTGATCCCCATTATGCGCATTTACAAATGGGAATCGGCTACAACATGGGATTAACTGCAGAGAATTTGGCCCGCTATGCCAAGATACCTAAGGATGAAATGGATCAATTAGCCTATAGGAGCCACATGCTTGCCGCTAAGTCCCTTGATGAGGGTTGGTTCAAGGGCGAGATACTGCCACTGGAAGTGGAGTACCAAGGAAGAAGGATAGTGGTGGATAAGGATCAAAGCATTAGGCCAGACACTACCCTGGAGCAAATAGCTAAATTGCCTCCGGCATTCATGGCGAATGGCGTAATCACCGCCGGCAATTCATCCCCGCTAAATGCAGGAGCATCACTGGTAATGTTGATGTCCGAGNAGAAGGTCAAGGAATACGGATTAAAGCCGCTTGCTAAAATACGATCAATGGGGTGGGCTGGGGTTCATCCAGCCTTAATGGGCATGGGCCCTGTGCCGGCCAGTCAAAAGGCGCTTCAACGCGCCGGTTTGAAGCCTGAGGATATAGATTATTGGGAAATAAATGAGGCATTCGCGGTTGTTGTTCTATATGCAATTAAGCAGCTTGGGATCGACATAAATAAGGTGAATATTCATGGGGGAGCAATAGCAATTGGACACCCATTAGGCGCAACCGGGGCAAGAATAACAGGAACATTGGCTAGAATATTAAATGAGAAGGGCAAGAATCTTGGTGTGGCTNCTCTTTGTGTTGGAAGTGGCCAGGGGTTCTCAATAGTTTTGGAGCGGGCGTAA
- a CDS encoding orotidine 5-phosphate decarboxylase: MKLQVALDLVDIEVAVGMAKTLYIGNAVDVLEAGTPLIKSSGMYAVSRLRACCRNAVIFADLKTMDAGSIEVKMAADAGADMASVLAAAPLETIIEFIKSASSNGIKSIVDFIGITNIDDRLSEILASGVRPDFIGLHVGIDIQRRTGLTAANLVNEAIKIKEKYGIQVTIAGGINEKIAAAIAGKDIDIVVVGNAITGADDPLSSAIRIRRALGIESRASK; encoded by the coding sequence ATGAAGCTTCAGGTCGCGCTCGATTTAGTGGATATAGAGGTTGCTGTGGGCATGGCTAAGACCCTATATATTGGTAATGCGGTTGATGTGCTTGAGGCCGGCACTCCCCTAATAAAATCAAGTGGGATGTATGCTGTATCCAGGCTTCGGGCTTGTTGCAGGAATGCAGTCATTTTTGCGGACTTGAAGACAATGGATGCTGGTTCAATAGAGGTTAAGATGGCTGCCGATGCTGGGGCCGATATGGCAAGCGTATTGGCCGCGGCTCCTCTGGAGACCATAATAGAATTCATAAAGTCAGCGTCATCAAATGGAATAAAATCGATAGTTGACTTCATAGGAATAACAAATATAGATGATAGATTAAGTGAAATACTAGCATCAGGAGTAAGGCCGGACTTCATTGGTTTACATGTTGGGATAGATATACAGAGGCGCACTGGATTAACAGCAGCTAATCTGGTTAATGAGGCAATTAAAATAAAGGAAAAATACGGTATTCAAGTAACTATAGCTGGGGGCATAAATGAGAAAATTGCCGCAGCAATAGCAGGTAAAGATATAGATATAGTGGTTGTGGGGAATGCCATAACCGGAGCTGATGATCCGTTATCCTCTGCAATCAGAATACGACGCGCATTAGGAATCGAATCTAGGGCCTCCAAATAA
- a CDS encoding succinyl-diaminopimelate desuccinylase: MSNIEDELTGLTIDLVRINSVNPPGLTNDIASFIREWLGRRGYQGHVYEYEKGKPNIIAKVGRGSPTLILNGHMDVVPPGESSKWSVPPFSGKVIDGKIFGRGTTDMKGGLAALMMAFIDLAPQVENSDASLIFSATVDEESGGHPGVEALVNNGVLRGDAAIIAEPTGASRFCIAEKGLAQVRINTMGRPAHGSLPILGRNAILELINAVNESAKAINEFNRGIKLPRDLEAPIENSAKIYGAAARGIGLRVDDNELGNIIGSVSFNPGVIRGGSKINMVPDSAELELDMRVPPGASSRQVIDYLAARLGDSARVEVIDVSEPNYTPINSEIVASVRDSIIEEGKQPVPLILTGATDGRYLRAAGIPVVIYGPGELAMAHSYDEYVAIDDLKDSLIVMEKAIQRFLGLGRYGKKIGNKRN; this comes from the coding sequence ATGAGCAATATAGAAGATGAGTTAACGGGCTTAACCATAGATTTGGTTCGCATAAATAGCGTTAATCCCCCGGGTCTAACTAATGATATCGCCAGTTTCATAAGGGAATGGCTGGGGAGACGCGGGTATCAAGGCCATGTATATGAGTATGAAAAAGGAAAACCCAATATAATTGCTAAGGTTGGCCGCGGATCCCCCACGCTCATATTAAATGGGCACATGGATGTGGTTCCACCAGGGGAATCCAGTAAGTGGAGCGTGCCTCCTTTTTCTGGAAAGGTAATTGATGGAAAGATTTTCGGCAGAGGCACAACGGACATGAAGGGAGGATTAGCTGCATTAATGATGGCATTCATTGACTTGGCTCCACAAGTTGAAAATAGCGATGCATCGCTGATATTCTCCGCGACGGTTGACGAGGAGTCAGGCGGACATCCGGGCGTTGAGGCGCTGGTGAATAATGGTGTTTTAAGGGGAGATGCCGCAATAATAGCCGAACCAACTGGTGCCTCCCGCTTCTGCATAGCTGAGAAGGGCTTGGCTCAAGTGAGAATAAATACTATGGGAAGGCCTGCGCATGGTAGTTTGCCGATCCTCGGCAGGAATGCAATTTTGGAATTGATTAATGCAGTTAATGAATCGGCTAAGGCAATTAATGAGTTCAATAGGGGAATCAAGTTGCCGCGCGATCTAGAGGCTCCAATAGAGAATTCAGCCAAAATCTACGGAGCTGCCGCCAGAGGCATTGGCTTAAGAGTGGATGATAATGAGCTTGGGAACATAATAGGATCAGTATCATTTAATCCCGGCGTGATTCGCGGTGGTTCCAAAATAAATATGGTGCCTGATTCAGCTGAGCTTGAGCTAGATATGAGGGTTCCTCCTGGCGCTTCATCTAGGCAAGTAATCGATTACCTGGCGGCTAGGCTAGGCGATTCAGCTAGGGTTGAGGTCATAGATGTTAGTGAGCCCAATTACACGCCAATTAATTCTGAAATAGTTGCTTCAGTGAGGGATTCCATAATTGAGGAAGGAAAGCAACCAGTTCCATTAATATTAACGGGGGCAACCGATGGCCGCTATCTAAGGGCTGCAGGAATACCGGTGGTTATTTATGGTCCAGGCGAGCTAGCTATGGCTCATTCATATGATGAATACGTCGCTATAGATGACTTAAAGGACTCCTTGATAGTCATGGAGAAAGCCATTCAACGATTCCTTGGATTGGGGAGATATGGTAAAAAAATTGGTAATAAACGAAACTAA
- a CDS encoding peroxiredoxin, protein MSSEYKLPLIGEKFPEMEVETTQGKIKLPDHFKGKWFMLFSHPGDFTPVCTTEFISFAKRYDDFKKLNTELIGLSVDSVISHVEWIRWIEDNIKVKVPFPVIADXMGNVAKRLGMIHAESATSTVRAVFIVDDKGTVRLILYYPLEIGRSVNELLRVIKALQVVDKYGVALPANWPENEVIGENAINPPPHTVDGAASRLKEYKGYAWWLTYRELPKAEVEEARNILKIRV, encoded by the coding sequence ATGAGTTCTGAATATAAACTACCCCTAATCGGTGAGAAGTTTCCGGAAATGGAGGTAGAGACTACCCAGGGCAAAATAAAGCTCCCAGATCACTTTAAGGGGAAATGGTTCATGCTGTTTAGTCACCCCGGCGACTTTACGCCGGTATGCACAACTGAGTTCATCAGCTTCGCTAAGAGGTATGATGACTTCAAGAAGCTCAACACGGAATTAATAGGGCTATCCGTGGATAGCGTAATTTCCCATGTTGAGTGGATCAGGTGGATAGAGGATAACATTAAGGTCAAAGTGCCGTTCCCAGTAATAGCTGACNCAATGGGTAATGTAGCTAAGAGGCTAGGCATGATACATGCAGAATCAGCGACAAGCACTGTCAGGGCCGTCTTCATTGTTGATGATAAGGGCACGGTTAGGTTAATATTATATTACCCACTAGAAATAGGGAGAAGCGTTAATGAATTGCTGCGCGTGATAAAGGCGCTACAGGTAGTGGATAAGTATGGCGTTGCATTGCCGGCAAACTGGCCTGAGAATGAAGTGATTGGGGAGAATGCGATTAATCCGCCGCCTCACACCGTTGATGGCGCTGCATCCAGGTTAAAGGAGTATAAGGGCTATGCATGGTGGTTAACGTATAGGGAATTACCGAAAGCGGAGGTCGAGGAGGCAAGAAACATATTAAAGATACGCGTATAG
- a CDS encoding aldehyde ferredoxin oxidoreductase has protein sequence MYGYAGAILHIRLGHSYMKTNLDEXIAKSMIGGRGLGLRLILEMGIPRTINPFDPSSPLIIATGPLGGSKLPLATRAAAIFKSPLTNRWSYSTVGGTLGAYMKYAGIDALIITGSSNKPIYLVVSDGGVETRDAEWMWGMDSVQAEELIRRELGDSSILVIGPAGENAVPYATINHEKWRQFGRTGAGAVMGSKMIKAIAFLPDNKDINVANPSLYYELVKQLGKATLSNPGTIPYRSGGTVRLIDIGNSMGFFPSLYWTKVELPGWRNISWEEKLKTSFLLRNGACLYCPIACHKIVKSSNGSYDLEYESVMAIGGLTGISDPSKIIDLAELADRLGLDTVSLGNSIAFLIYLGQRGIMDNAPKWGDHEKIRELIINTAYKQGIGELIALGVRGMAEKLGVQDLAIHVKGLEPAGYDPRTLMGMSLNNAVGERGADHLWSSAYAIDISGQAGGRFSINEEKINYVIDLENRNALYDSMLLCKFGRSIYDWDTIRASLKAVTGYEYSLNELKSVSHRIIVMHRLMNGTTKADDELPRRWFEEGVEYEGKKHVIPRAELEAALQYYYELRGYDENGKPKRELLNQLGITAPSDSDNHGGTPLYE, from the coding sequence AATAGCCACTGGACCCCTTGGGGGTTCCAAATTGCCTTTAGCCACAAGGGCCGCAGCCATATTTAAATCACCCCTCACAAATAGATGGAGTTACTCAACAGTTGGTGGAACTCTTGGAGCATACATGAAGTATGCTGGAATCGATGCATTGATAATTACGGGTTCATCTAATAAACCAATTTACCTAGTAGTAAGTGATGGTGGAGTTGAGACTCGCGACGCAGAGTGGATGTGGGGCATGGACTCAGTTCAAGCAGAGGAATTGATTAGGAGAGAACTAGGGGACTCAAGCATATTAGTAATTGGACCAGCAGGCGAAAATGCCGTTCCCTATGCTACCATAAATCACGAGAAATGGAGGCAATTCGGGCGAACAGGGGCAGGAGCAGTCATGGGCAGCAAAATGATAAAGGCCATAGCATTTCTTCCAGATAATAAAGATATCAACGTGGCGAATCCATCCTTATATTACGAATTAGTCAAGCAACTGGGTAAAGCCACATTAAGTAATCCGGGAACAATACCATATAGAAGCGGAGGAACAGTTAGGCTGATCGATATTGGTAATTCAATGGGCTTCTTCCCAAGCCTGTACTGGACCAAGGTTGAGTTGCCCGGATGGAGAAACATATCTTGGGAAGAAAAATTAAAGACTAGTTTCTTATTAAGGAATGGGGCTTGCCTCTACTGCCCCATTGCATGCCACAAAATAGTCAAATCAAGTAATGGCTCCTATGACTTGGAGTACGAGTCTGTAATGGCAATTGGCGGACTAACCGGAATAAGCGATCCATCAAAAATAATTGACTTAGCGGAATTAGCAGATAGATTAGGTCTCGACACTGTTAGCCTAGGCAATTCAATAGCGTTCCTGATATACTTAGGTCAAAGGGGGATCATGGATAATGCACCTAAATGGGGTGATCATGAGAAGATACGAGAGCTCATAATTAATACAGCATATAAGCAAGGCATTGGAGAATTAATAGCCCTCGGCGTTAGAGGCATGGCAGAAAAACTTGGCGTGCAAGATCTAGCGATTCACGTGAAAGGACTAGAGCCTGCCGGTTATGATCCTAGAACATTAATGGGGATGTCGCTAAATAATGCAGTAGGAGAAAGAGGCGCTGATCACCTCTGGTCCAGCGCATATGCCATTGATATAAGTGGACAAGCCGGAGGCAGATTCTCAATTAATGAAGAAAAAATCAATTATGTAATTGACCTAGAGAACCGCAATGCGTTATATGATTCAATGCTTTTATGTAAGTTCGGGCGATCCATTTATGATTGGGACACTATTAGAGCCTCGCTTAAGGCAGTCACTGGATATGAATATAGCTTAAATGAGTTGAAGTCAGTGTCGCACCGCATAATAGTGATGCATAGATTAATGAATGGAACCACTAAAGCCGATGATGAGCTGCCAAGACGGTGGTTTGAGGAAGGGGTGGAGTATGAGGGTAAGAAGCACGTGATTCCCCGAGCTGAATTGGAAGCGGCTCTACAGTATTACTATGAATTGAGGGGCTATGATGAGAATGGGAAACCAAAGAGGGAATTATTGAATCAATTAGGAATCACTGCTCCAAGTGATTCTGATAACCATGGAGGGACCCCATTATATGAATGA